Proteins from a single region of Geothrix sp. PMB-07:
- a CDS encoding type IV pilus twitching motility protein PilT, whose product MHINELLTVVCEQGASDLHLKVGNHPIARIRGKLTPMTQFKRLVQEDTIAMAYAIMASDKQKAKFKDSLDLDIAYSVPSLGRFRCNIFNQRGTVGLVLRVIPRKIYTIDDLMLPKVLKTICQEQRGLVLVTGTTGSGKSTTLAAMIDLINATRTEHILTIEDPIEYLHRDNLSIVNQREVEADCKTFSSALRAALRQDPDVILVGEMRDLETIETALHAAETGHLVFSTLHTLDATETINRVISVFPPHHQKQIRLQMAAVLKGIISQRLVPRADGQGRVPAVEVMVTTETVRTCIEDKDKTKMLKDVIAAGTAQYGMQTFDQSLYFLLRQGLITEEEALLRATNVGEFKLRLEGVMATADMAKANMERGMSIAQGGGRESGAPPAPPVLPKAPGAPMAMPPVPDVKITLAR is encoded by the coding sequence ATGCATATCAACGAACTGCTCACCGTGGTCTGCGAGCAGGGCGCCAGCGACCTCCACCTGAAGGTCGGCAACCACCCCATCGCCCGCATCCGGGGCAAGCTCACGCCCATGACCCAGTTCAAGCGGCTGGTGCAGGAAGACACCATCGCCATGGCCTACGCCATCATGGCCAGCGACAAGCAAAAGGCCAAATTCAAAGACAGCCTCGACCTCGACATCGCCTACTCCGTCCCCAGTCTGGGCCGTTTCCGCTGCAACATCTTCAACCAGCGCGGCACGGTGGGCCTGGTGCTCCGCGTCATCCCCCGGAAAATCTACACCATTGACGACCTCATGCTGCCCAAGGTGCTCAAGACCATCTGCCAGGAGCAGCGCGGGCTGGTGCTGGTCACCGGCACCACGGGTTCGGGCAAATCCACCACCCTGGCGGCCATGATCGATCTCATCAACGCCACCCGCACCGAGCATATCCTCACCATCGAGGATCCCATCGAGTACCTGCACCGGGACAACCTCAGCATCGTGAACCAACGCGAGGTGGAAGCCGACTGTAAGACCTTCTCCTCTGCCCTGCGCGCCGCCCTGCGCCAGGATCCCGACGTCATCCTCGTGGGTGAAATGCGCGACCTGGAGACCATCGAAACGGCCCTCCATGCCGCCGAGACGGGCCACCTCGTCTTCAGCACCCTCCACACCCTGGACGCCACGGAAACCATCAACCGCGTCATCTCGGTCTTCCCGCCCCACCACCAGAAGCAGATCCGGCTCCAGATGGCCGCGGTGCTCAAGGGCATCATCTCCCAGCGCCTGGTGCCCCGGGCGGACGGCCAGGGCCGCGTGCCCGCCGTGGAGGTCATGGTCACCACCGAAACGGTCCGCACCTGCATCGAGGACAAGGACAAGACCAAGATGCTGAAGGATGTCATCGCCGCCGGCACCGCCCAGTACGGCATGCAGACCTTCGACCAGAGCCTGTACTTCCTCCTTCGCCAGGGCCTCATCACCGAAGAGGAGGCCCTGCTCCGGGCCACGAATGTGGGCGAATTCAAGCTCCGGCTGGAAGGCGTCATGGCCACTGCCGACATGGCCAAGGCCAACATGGAACGGGGCATGTCCATCGCCCAGGGCGGCGGCCGGGAATCCGGCGCCCCGCCCGCTCCGCCGGTGCTGCCCAAGGCCCCTGGCGCCCCCATGGCCATGCCCCCAGTCCCGGATGTGAAAATCACCCTGGCACGCTAG
- a CDS encoding HU family DNA-binding protein has product MIKIDIANSLMKVHPCSRATALQVVDLLTERLKDALLNGHRIEIRGFGVFEPRPRKRGMGRNIKTGASVQIPKGKSIRFKPGKDLREIEVE; this is encoded by the coding sequence ATGATCAAGATCGACATCGCCAATTCGTTGATGAAGGTGCATCCCTGCTCCCGCGCCACCGCCCTCCAGGTGGTGGATCTCCTCACAGAGCGATTGAAGGACGCCCTGCTCAACGGCCACCGCATCGAGATCCGCGGCTTCGGCGTCTTTGAGCCCCGCCCCCGCAAGCGGGGCATGGGCCGGAACATCAAGACCGGCGCCAGTGTTCAGATCCCCAAGGGCAAGAGCATCCGCTTCAAGCCGGGCAAAGATCTGCGCGAGATCGAAGTGGAGTAG
- a CDS encoding DUF493 family protein produces the protein MEEPRRPEITYPTRIPMKIIGRQEELRPDMVMELILAHLGPQAEGDERHQANCKGAFISYTFWVTLPDESVETPLREAIQKLPGVVMQL, from the coding sequence ATGGAAGAGCCCCGCCGTCCCGAGATCACCTACCCCACCCGCATCCCCATGAAGATCATCGGGCGCCAGGAAGAACTGCGCCCCGACATGGTCATGGAGCTGATCCTCGCCCACCTCGGGCCCCAAGCCGAAGGCGACGAGCGGCACCAGGCCAACTGCAAGGGCGCCTTCATCAGCTATACCTTCTGGGTCACCTTGCCCGATGAGAGCGTGGAAACCCCACTGCGAGAAGCCATTCAGAAGCTACCTGGCGTGGTGATGCAGCTCTGA
- the asnS gene encoding asparagine--tRNA ligase, protein MSSLPFTEVRFLADQVGETVRLRGWVRNARTSKTRFIELRDGSGFVQCVVGAAEADPESYELAGKLTQEAAVAVTGVVQQHPKTGQPELLVKALELIGGSTDFPITPKEHGTEFLMENRHLWLRSRRQWAILRIRHTLVKGIRDFFDSDGFTLLDAPILTPSACEGTSTLFGTEYFHEGMAFLSQSGQLYQEPGIAAFGKTYCFGPTFRAEKSKTRRHLTEFWMVEPEVAFAHLDDVMVLGERMTKFLIQCVLEGRQEELKILERDQAPLEIALNNSFDRMTYTEAVDKLKTLGSDINWGEDFGNDDETILMNATDRPLWVHRFPKAFKAFYMEPDPIDPRLALGADLLAPEGYGEVIGGGERASSLQYLLEQIVHHELNRADYEWYLDVRKYGSVPHAGFGMGLERAVAWICKLPHVRETIPYPRMMGTLRP, encoded by the coding sequence GTGAGCAGCCTGCCCTTCACCGAAGTCCGATTCCTCGCCGACCAGGTCGGCGAGACCGTCCGGCTGCGGGGTTGGGTCCGCAATGCCCGCACCAGCAAGACACGCTTCATCGAGCTGCGCGATGGCTCGGGCTTCGTGCAGTGCGTGGTGGGCGCGGCCGAGGCCGACCCCGAAAGCTACGAGCTGGCGGGGAAGCTCACCCAGGAGGCCGCCGTCGCGGTCACAGGCGTGGTGCAGCAGCACCCCAAGACTGGCCAGCCGGAGTTGCTGGTGAAGGCGTTGGAACTCATCGGCGGCAGCACGGACTTCCCCATCACCCCCAAGGAGCACGGCACCGAGTTCCTCATGGAGAACCGCCACCTCTGGCTGCGCAGCCGCCGCCAGTGGGCCATCCTCCGCATCCGCCACACCCTGGTGAAGGGCATCCGCGACTTCTTCGACAGCGACGGCTTCACGCTGCTGGATGCCCCCATCCTCACGCCCAGCGCCTGCGAAGGCACCAGCACCCTGTTCGGCACCGAGTACTTCCATGAGGGCATGGCCTTCCTCAGCCAGTCCGGCCAGCTCTACCAGGAGCCGGGCATCGCTGCTTTTGGCAAGACCTACTGTTTCGGCCCCACCTTCCGCGCCGAGAAGAGCAAGACGCGCCGCCACCTCACGGAATTCTGGATGGTGGAGCCCGAGGTGGCCTTCGCCCACCTGGATGACGTGATGGTGCTGGGCGAGCGCATGACCAAGTTCCTCATCCAGTGCGTGCTGGAAGGCCGCCAGGAGGAGCTGAAGATCCTCGAACGCGATCAGGCCCCGCTGGAGATCGCCCTCAACAACAGCTTTGACCGGATGACCTACACCGAGGCCGTGGACAAGCTGAAGACGCTGGGCAGCGACATCAACTGGGGTGAGGATTTCGGCAACGATGACGAGACCATCCTCATGAACGCCACGGACCGGCCCCTGTGGGTGCACCGCTTCCCGAAGGCGTTCAAGGCCTTCTACATGGAGCCCGATCCCATCGACCCGCGGCTGGCCCTGGGCGCCGACCTGCTGGCCCCCGAGGGCTACGGCGAGGTCATCGGCGGCGGCGAGCGCGCCTCCAGCCTGCAGTACCTGCTGGAGCAGATTGTCCACCACGAGCTGAACCGCGCCGACTATGAGTGGTACCTGGATGTCCGCAAGTACGGCAGCGTGCCCCACGCGGGCTTCGGCATGGGCCTGGAGCGGGCCGTGGCCTGGATCTGCAAGCTGCCGCACGTGCGCGAGACCATTCCGTATCCCCGCATGATGGGGACGCTACGGCCGTAG
- a CDS encoding chemotaxis protein CheW — protein MSLGAASSAPAQVQGRDSSVHHRFMTFFLNDRTYGLPLHHVAEITPFRDLNKLPHMPRAVEGILDLRGRVVPVVNLRLRMSMPPLEEGRIGTILVLDLAGTATGLLVDAVDAVVNIPESDMVPASPLLAGLDGAWVEGFIVQGEKVVTLLDAALVANHGIGRAHGKEILKDIGLEERLDDGLRRLIEMAPPKEQGEHRVLPQIESSISYTEQEMGKVMERVEGMLASTDKFFQGLGYLKQEAGLGRLKGHERDIAELDRINQEMQDTVFALIQQMQFQDIARQKLERVMAHLKGMQVAISGKFRATKQAE, from the coding sequence GTGAGCCTTGGCGCCGCGTCCTCGGCCCCGGCCCAGGTCCAGGGCCGGGATTCGTCCGTCCACCACCGGTTCATGACCTTCTTCCTCAATGACCGGACCTACGGTTTGCCTCTGCATCACGTGGCGGAGATCACCCCCTTTCGGGATCTGAACAAGCTGCCCCACATGCCTCGCGCGGTGGAGGGCATCCTCGACCTGCGCGGGCGCGTGGTGCCCGTGGTGAACCTGCGGCTGCGCATGTCCATGCCGCCCCTGGAGGAGGGCCGAATCGGCACCATCCTGGTGCTCGATCTGGCGGGCACTGCCACGGGCCTGCTGGTGGATGCCGTGGACGCGGTGGTGAACATCCCCGAATCGGATATGGTCCCCGCCAGTCCCCTGCTGGCTGGCCTCGATGGGGCCTGGGTGGAAGGCTTTATCGTCCAGGGCGAGAAGGTGGTGACCCTGCTGGATGCGGCGCTGGTGGCCAACCACGGCATCGGGCGGGCCCACGGCAAGGAGATCCTCAAGGACATCGGTCTGGAAGAGCGCCTGGACGACGGGCTGCGTCGGCTCATCGAGATGGCGCCTCCCAAAGAGCAGGGCGAGCACCGGGTTCTCCCGCAGATCGAATCCTCCATTTCCTACACCGAGCAGGAGATGGGCAAGGTGATGGAACGGGTGGAAGGCATGCTGGCCAGCACGGACAAATTCTTCCAGGGGCTGGGCTACCTCAAGCAGGAGGCTGGCCTGGGCCGGCTCAAGGGTCACGAGCGCGACATCGCCGAGCTGGACCGCATCAACCAGGAGATGCAGGACACCGTCTTTGCCCTCATCCAGCAGATGCAGTTCCAGGACATCGCCCGCCAGAAATTGGAGCGGGTCATGGCCCACCTGAAGGGCATGCAGGTGGCCATCTCCGGGAAGTTCCGGGCCACCAAGCAGGCCGAATAG
- a CDS encoding chemotaxis protein CheA: MSDFALDDPSFYEDFLVEAQEHFEQIETNFLALEESPGDLDLLNAIFRSVHTIKGAAGFLGLQKVLSLAHIGENVLDDLRKSRMELTERVMELLFETVDMLKVLVDDVRVQVRKQGEAEDPDPSELIRNLEALKKGGEASVETSGAAVTGHLNLPPALGRVNEAGRQAAAAALAEGKTVLGIHVELAGAIYGTAFNPFSMFQMVELVGKLLHKQMIPREPQVDLESFEDRAFHLDLVMLIEATEPIEEVRKVFGAVANATITFHPLTLEAASESAAAGEGAGDGLPVAEDRRKSGRRGEDKGASDTIRVSQAKLEQFMNIVAELIISKTMISHLVERLMPQVNGHPAAAVAKELAHASVYLDHVSKEIQASVLGIRMVPVKTIFSKFPRMLRDLAKNSGKKIDLQMVGEDTEIDKSIIEELGDPMIHLIRNSADHGIELPEARVKSGKSEVGTVILRARHEGDSVVVEIEDDGKGIDPTVIRAKAVEKGLMSQDRADAMPDDEVIELIFAPGFSTAAKVTDISGRGVGMDVVRSNVRKLNGRVGVRSTVGKGSVFTIKLPLTLAIIDALLVKSGNQVFALPGTSVEETLIVPPESVSHLTSRQAINLRGEVLGVCRLKHLLKSASPDNAADEIDGLSVVVVSAAGRRMGIIVDSFVRRQEVVIKPLAPYLASLPGISGASIMGDGGVVLILDPAELLQLAVQEAV, translated from the coding sequence ATGAGCGATTTCGCCCTCGACGATCCCAGCTTCTACGAGGATTTCCTCGTCGAAGCCCAGGAGCATTTCGAGCAGATCGAGACCAACTTCCTGGCCTTGGAAGAGTCGCCAGGGGATCTCGACCTGCTCAACGCCATCTTCCGCAGTGTGCACACCATCAAGGGGGCCGCAGGATTTCTGGGCCTGCAGAAGGTGCTCTCCCTCGCCCACATCGGCGAGAACGTGCTGGATGACCTGCGCAAATCCCGCATGGAACTCACCGAGCGGGTGATGGAGCTGCTCTTCGAGACCGTGGACATGCTCAAAGTCCTGGTCGACGATGTGCGCGTCCAGGTGCGCAAGCAGGGCGAGGCCGAAGACCCGGATCCCAGCGAGCTGATCCGCAACCTGGAGGCCCTGAAGAAGGGGGGCGAGGCCAGCGTCGAGACCAGTGGCGCCGCCGTGACGGGCCACCTGAATCTGCCCCCGGCCCTGGGCCGCGTGAATGAAGCCGGGCGGCAAGCGGCAGCGGCCGCCCTGGCCGAAGGCAAGACCGTGCTGGGCATCCATGTGGAGCTTGCGGGCGCCATTTATGGCACAGCCTTCAATCCCTTTTCCATGTTCCAGATGGTGGAGCTGGTGGGCAAGCTGCTCCACAAGCAAATGATTCCCCGGGAACCCCAGGTGGACTTGGAGAGCTTCGAGGACCGGGCCTTCCACCTCGATCTGGTCATGCTCATCGAGGCGACGGAACCCATCGAAGAAGTGCGCAAGGTCTTCGGCGCGGTGGCCAATGCGACCATCACCTTCCATCCCCTGACCCTGGAGGCCGCCTCCGAATCGGCGGCCGCCGGAGAGGGCGCCGGGGACGGTCTGCCCGTCGCCGAGGACCGCCGCAAGAGCGGACGCCGCGGCGAGGATAAGGGTGCCTCCGACACCATCCGTGTGAGCCAGGCCAAGCTCGAGCAGTTCATGAACATCGTGGCCGAGCTCATCATCAGCAAGACCATGATCAGCCATCTTGTCGAGCGGCTGATGCCCCAGGTCAATGGTCATCCTGCTGCGGCGGTGGCCAAGGAGCTGGCCCATGCCTCCGTCTACCTCGATCATGTGAGCAAGGAGATCCAGGCTTCGGTGCTGGGCATCCGCATGGTGCCCGTGAAGACCATCTTCTCCAAGTTCCCCCGCATGCTTCGCGATCTGGCCAAGAACAGCGGGAAGAAGATCGACCTGCAGATGGTGGGCGAGGACACGGAAATCGATAAGAGCATCATCGAGGAGCTGGGCGACCCGATGATCCACCTCATCCGCAACAGCGCCGACCACGGCATCGAGCTGCCGGAAGCCCGCGTGAAATCTGGGAAGTCCGAGGTGGGCACGGTGATCCTGCGGGCCCGTCACGAAGGCGACAGCGTGGTGGTGGAGATCGAGGACGACGGCAAGGGCATCGATCCCACTGTCATCCGCGCCAAGGCGGTGGAAAAGGGCCTCATGAGCCAGGACCGCGCCGATGCCATGCCCGACGACGAAGTCATCGAATTGATTTTCGCCCCAGGCTTCAGCACCGCCGCCAAGGTCACGGATATTTCAGGCCGGGGCGTGGGCATGGACGTGGTGCGCTCCAATGTTCGCAAACTCAATGGACGTGTGGGCGTTCGCTCTACGGTGGGCAAGGGTTCGGTGTTCACCATCAAGCTGCCCCTCACCCTGGCCATCATCGATGCCTTGCTGGTGAAGAGCGGCAACCAGGTCTTTGCCCTGCCAGGGACCTCGGTGGAGGAAACCCTCATCGTGCCGCCCGAAAGCGTGTCCCACCTCACCAGCCGGCAGGCCATCAACCTGCGGGGCGAAGTACTGGGCGTATGCCGTCTCAAGCACCTGCTGAAATCCGCCTCGCCGGATAACGCAGCCGATGAAATCGATGGCCTGTCTGTGGTGGTGGTTTCCGCCGCAGGCCGCCGCATGGGCATCATCGTGGACAGCTTCGTGCGCCGCCAGGAAGTGGTCATCAAGCCCCTGGCGCCCTACCTCGCCAGCCTGCCTGGCATCAGCGGCGCCTCCATCATGGGCGACGGCGGTGTGGTGCTGATTCTCGATCCCGCCGAACTGCTGCAGCTGGCTGTCCAGGAGGCTGTGTGA
- a CDS encoding chemotaxis protein CheW — translation MAAESTQAHLATELVPSGQLVTFTLDGVEFGLDIDRVQEITHRSDVTPVPGSPSFILGVINLRGLIIPVIDSRNRFHLAPQEPTSKTRIIVLRLGSGATGLQVDSVAEVVRLEDHTVRETPPLVAGIRAEYLAGMVTVGTRLITLIHLEKLLDSSELTRRSEFEDLGMADTFAGSGEEGGEEIEEDGRPFVTFRLGSESFGIALHEVEEIVELPPVTKVPDAPDYVLGVICLRDQVMPLVDLSEILSIEQGASERKRDMVVLLSFGSARIGVVVDEIQEILRVQDGQTLPPPQTLSEAEREHLEGILLLPGRMVSLINVLKIITGDDQEKIAAMGQGLGLNDTRVQETVPSLELVVFRLGPESYGLRLHEVREIIMVGQITPVPRAPQFVDGVLNLRGEVMPVVDLRTRFGLDRVEATTISRILITSIGGVYTGLVVDAVDEVRPVDLHRFGPPPAVTAVGANRYIEKVARLDNGMIFLLELQQLLTDAETEQLQGLQGRRNRTGEP, via the coding sequence ATGGCCGCCGAGTCCACCCAGGCCCACCTCGCCACGGAGCTGGTGCCCTCGGGCCAGCTGGTGACCTTCACCCTGGATGGGGTGGAATTCGGCCTGGACATCGACCGTGTGCAGGAGATCACCCACCGCAGCGATGTCACCCCGGTGCCCGGCAGCCCCAGCTTCATTCTGGGGGTCATCAACCTCCGCGGGCTCATCATCCCGGTCATCGACAGCCGGAACCGCTTCCACCTGGCCCCTCAGGAACCCACCTCGAAAACCCGCATCATCGTGCTGCGCCTCGGCAGTGGCGCCACGGGGCTGCAAGTGGATTCCGTGGCCGAAGTGGTGCGGCTGGAGGATCACACCGTCCGCGAAACGCCGCCCCTGGTGGCGGGCATCCGGGCCGAGTACCTGGCGGGCATGGTCACCGTGGGCACCCGGCTGATCACCCTGATCCACCTGGAGAAGCTGCTGGATAGCAGCGAGCTGACGCGCCGCTCCGAGTTTGAAGATCTCGGCATGGCCGACACCTTCGCCGGTTCCGGCGAGGAGGGCGGGGAAGAGATCGAGGAAGATGGCCGTCCCTTTGTGACCTTCCGGCTGGGCTCCGAATCCTTCGGCATCGCCCTCCACGAGGTTGAAGAGATCGTCGAGCTGCCGCCGGTGACCAAGGTTCCGGATGCGCCTGACTACGTGCTGGGCGTCATCTGTCTGCGGGATCAGGTCATGCCCCTGGTGGACCTGTCGGAGATCCTCTCCATCGAACAGGGCGCCAGTGAGCGCAAGCGGGACATGGTGGTCCTGCTCTCCTTCGGCTCCGCCCGCATCGGCGTGGTGGTGGACGAGATCCAGGAGATTCTCCGCGTTCAGGACGGCCAGACCCTGCCGCCGCCCCAGACCCTTTCGGAGGCCGAGCGCGAGCATCTGGAGGGCATTCTCCTGCTGCCGGGCCGCATGGTGAGTCTCATCAACGTCCTCAAGATCATCACCGGCGACGACCAGGAGAAGATCGCGGCCATGGGCCAGGGCCTGGGCCTCAATGACACCCGTGTCCAGGAAACCGTGCCCAGCCTCGAGCTGGTGGTCTTCCGGCTCGGGCCCGAGAGCTACGGCCTGCGCCTGCACGAAGTCCGCGAAATCATCATGGTGGGCCAGATCACGCCGGTGCCGCGCGCGCCTCAGTTCGTGGATGGCGTGCTGAACCTGCGCGGCGAAGTCATGCCCGTGGTGGATCTCCGCACCCGTTTCGGGCTGGATCGCGTGGAAGCCACGACCATTTCCCGCATTCTCATCACCAGCATTGGCGGGGTCTACACCGGGCTGGTGGTGGATGCCGTGGACGAAGTGCGGCCGGTGGATCTGCACCGCTTCGGGCCGCCACCAGCCGTGACGGCCGTGGGCGCCAACCGCTACATCGAGAAGGTGGCCCGCCTGGACAACGGCATGATCTTCCTTCTGGAACTTCAGCAGCTTTTGACCGACGCGGAGACCGAGCAACTCCAGGGCCTCCAGGGGCGCCGCAACAGGACGGGTGAGCCATGA
- a CDS encoding response regulator, which translates to MKILIVDDSSTMRRIIINTLSRIGYTDVVEGENGKNGLEKLGQGGVEMIITDWNMPEMDGLEFVKTVRGQNAGIPILMVTTNAAKEDIVEALQAGVNNYVVKPFTPETLKEKIESLLG; encoded by the coding sequence GTGAAGATCCTCATCGTGGACGATTCCTCGACGATGCGGCGCATCATCATCAACACCCTGTCGCGCATCGGCTATACCGATGTGGTCGAGGGTGAAAACGGCAAGAACGGGCTGGAAAAGCTCGGCCAGGGCGGGGTGGAAATGATCATCACCGACTGGAACATGCCTGAGATGGATGGCCTTGAGTTCGTCAAGACGGTGCGCGGCCAGAACGCGGGCATCCCCATCCTCATGGTGACCACCAATGCCGCCAAGGAGGACATCGTCGAGGCCCTCCAGGCCGGCGTGAACAACTACGTGGTGAAGCCGTTCACCCCGGAGACCCTCAAGGAAAAGATCGAATCCCTCCTCGGGTAG
- a CDS encoding PilZ domain-containing protein, whose amino-acid sequence MSQERRKYQRIPLEATLGFQELSFHKGDAPSTSSYKDVSAGGLLIDSPRAYPLGTLLKLELRVPGWGRYQNHFGPVQDADVRPLVALGMVVRVEQLDAGGYELGIKFQNVYPDDLEALVKFLEAHAPSSSL is encoded by the coding sequence ATGAGTCAGGAACGGCGAAAATACCAACGGATCCCCCTGGAGGCGACTCTGGGGTTCCAGGAATTGAGTTTCCACAAGGGGGATGCCCCCTCCACGAGCAGTTACAAGGATGTGTCCGCTGGCGGGCTGCTGATCGATTCGCCCCGGGCCTACCCCCTGGGGACCCTGCTCAAGCTGGAGCTGCGCGTGCCCGGCTGGGGCCGCTACCAGAACCACTTCGGCCCAGTGCAGGATGCGGATGTCCGCCCCCTGGTGGCCCTGGGCATGGTTGTCCGGGTCGAGCAGCTCGATGCCGGGGGCTACGAGTTGGGTATCAAGTTCCAAAACGTCTACCCTGATGATCTCGAAGCCCTCGTGAAGTTCCTGGAGGCGCACGCGCCTTCGTCCTCTCTCTGA
- the pyrR gene encoding bifunctional pyr operon transcriptional regulator/uracil phosphoribosyltransferase PyrR yields the protein MPTAQGPCPMDPGQMETTLQRLASDLLARVKPEEELVLLGIRSRGLPLAERLATLLRASTGAPVPVGALDITLYRDDLTEMVGSPIVRPTEIPFTLTGRTVVLVDDVLYTGRTVRAALDALLDHGRPRRVMLLVMADRSGRELPIQADLVGVRVEIPPGHRVAVRVKEIDGADGVTVEAC from the coding sequence ATGCCCACTGCCCAAGGCCCCTGCCCCATGGACCCCGGCCAGATGGAGACCACCCTCCAGCGCCTGGCCTCCGATCTGCTGGCCCGGGTAAAACCCGAGGAAGAATTGGTTCTGCTGGGCATCCGCTCCCGGGGCCTGCCCCTGGCCGAGCGCCTGGCCACCCTGCTCCGGGCCAGCACCGGCGCCCCGGTGCCAGTCGGCGCCCTGGACATCACCCTTTATCGGGATGACCTCACGGAGATGGTGGGCAGCCCCATCGTCCGCCCCACGGAAATTCCCTTCACCCTGACCGGGCGCACGGTTGTCCTGGTCGACGATGTGCTTTATACAGGCCGGACGGTCCGGGCCGCCCTGGATGCCCTGCTGGACCACGGACGGCCCCGGCGGGTCATGCTTCTGGTCATGGCGGACCGCAGCGGCCGGGAACTCCCCATCCAGGCGGATCTGGTCGGCGTCCGGGTGGAAATCCCCCCAGGGCACCGCGTCGCAGTGCGCGTGAAAGAAATCGACGGCGCGGACGGCGTCACCGTGGAGGCCTGCTGA
- a CDS encoding aspartate carbamoyltransferase catalytic subunit, with amino-acid sequence MTSERYIFPHKHLLGIEPLSPRDITALLDQALAFEEVCERPSIKIVPALRKKLVVNLFFENSTRTRNSFEIAEKRLSAEIINFDADTSSLSKGETLVDTAMNLEAMHPDLIVMRHSAPGAHALLARHMKASIVNAGDGAHEHPTQALLDAYTLRKHFGKLDGLRVAIVGDIRNSRVVRSNLWLLTKMGAKVTLVGPPTLVPQEMKATWTSIEISHDFDAVIPQQDAIMMLRAQFERGTGAFIPGQGEYSRFFQLNPARMKQAKKDVVVLHPGPINRGLEITSDVVDGPNNLILDQVTNGVPVRMAVLYLLSNPHGEQVP; translated from the coding sequence ATGACTTCCGAGCGCTACATCTTCCCGCATAAGCACCTGTTGGGCATCGAGCCCCTCAGCCCCCGGGACATCACCGCCCTGCTGGACCAGGCCCTGGCCTTTGAAGAAGTCTGCGAGCGCCCCAGCATCAAGATCGTGCCGGCCCTGCGCAAGAAGCTCGTGGTGAACCTCTTCTTCGAGAACAGCACCCGCACCCGCAACAGCTTCGAGATTGCCGAGAAGCGGCTCTCCGCGGAAATCATCAACTTCGATGCGGACACCAGCAGCCTCAGCAAAGGCGAGACCCTCGTCGACACGGCCATGAACCTGGAGGCCATGCACCCCGACCTCATCGTCATGCGCCACAGCGCCCCGGGGGCTCACGCTTTGCTGGCCCGGCACATGAAGGCCAGCATCGTCAACGCCGGCGACGGCGCCCACGAGCACCCCACCCAGGCCCTGCTGGACGCCTACACCCTCCGCAAGCACTTCGGAAAGCTGGACGGCCTCCGGGTCGCCATCGTGGGCGATATCCGCAACAGCCGCGTGGTGCGCTCCAACCTCTGGCTGCTCACCAAGATGGGCGCCAAGGTCACCCTGGTCGGCCCACCCACCCTGGTGCCCCAGGAGATGAAGGCCACCTGGACCAGCATCGAGATCAGCCACGACTTCGACGCCGTCATCCCCCAGCAGGACGCCATCATGATGCTGCGCGCCCAGTTCGAGCGCGGCACCGGGGCTTTCATTCCCGGACAGGGCGAATACAGCCGCTTCTTCCAGTTGAACCCCGCGCGCATGAAGCAGGCGAAGAAGGACGTGGTGGTGCTGCATCCCGGCCCCATCAACCGCGGCCTGGAGATCACCAGTGATGTGGTCGATGGCCCCAACAACCTCATCCTCGACCAGGTGACCAACGGGGTGCCCGTGCGCATGGCCGTCCTCTACCTGCTGTCCAACCCCCATGGCGAGCAGGTGCCGTGA